A section of the Triticum dicoccoides isolate Atlit2015 ecotype Zavitan chromosome 7A, WEW_v2.0, whole genome shotgun sequence genome encodes:
- the LOC119328159 gene encoding uncharacterized protein LOC119328159, which produces MHPWPVQIINHHVRCHLPVKLQERSHMAETSAGILIWQTRQVATTIWMNRGMIFTMKHKVCQTESIYLTIQATIDEAQDGENVENHISLAKMLEVNQEVSTAKSNSNMRTP; this is translated from the exons ATG CATCCATGGCCTGTGCAAATCATCAATCATCATGTTCGATGTCACCTCCCGGTTAAACTACAAGAACGTTCCCACATGGCAGAGACATCTGCAG GCATTCTTATCTGGCAGACCAGGCAGGTGGCGACAACCATTTGGATGAACAGAGGCATGATCTTTACAATGAAGCACAAAGTTTGTCAGACAGAGTCGATATATCTAACTATCCAAG CTACCATTGATGAAGCACAAGATGGTGAAAATGTGGAAAATCATATTTCACTGGCCAAAATGTTAGAAGTGAACCAGGAAGTTAGTACTGCCAAAAGTAATAGT AATATGCGTACACCATGA